gatttattttaatgccaattggttgcaataagtttcttttcactcaaataatgttttaaacaaaaaaaaaataaaaaattattaaaaaattgaaaaattataaaaatttgaaaatttcataaggctcatttttgcaccaagttttgcctataactcgatcggtatccaacggatcgccaatttttaacttgtggtcggtagatggcaccaatggctacattttcttcttggacggccatgccctcagatgtctgtgccaaaagttattcgaggaaccaagttccataccctgtttgagaaaacgtaacattttcctcatttttgcagcaagttttgcctataactcgatcggtatccaacggatcgccaatctttaacctgtggtcgatagatggcaccaatggctacattttcttcttggacggccatgtcctcagatgtctatgccagaagttattcgaggaaccaagttccttaccctgtttgagaaaatttaaaattttcctcatttttgcaccaaattttgcctataactctgtcggtatccaacagatcgccaatctttaacttatggtcgatagatagcaccaatggctacattttcttcttggacggctatgctctcagatgtctgtgtcggaagttattcgaggaaccaagttccataccctgtttgtgaaaatgaaaatttttcctcatttttttcctcatttaaaaattgatatattttaatgcaaatttgttgcaataagtttcttttcactcaaataatgctttaaattaaaaaaagaatatcaaatcagaaaaaaatttttaacaaaatttcagctcgaaaatttcataaggcttaccccttacgatttttttgggaaattttgcaaaaaaaattaaattgatttattttaatgccaattggttgcaataggtttcttttcactcaaataatgttttaaacaaaaaaaaataaaaaattattaaaaaattgaaaaattataaaaatttgaaaatttcataaggctcatttttgtagcaagttttgcctataactcggtcggtatccaacggatcgccaatctttaacctgtggtcgatagatggcatcaatggctatattttcttcttggacggccatgccctcaggtatccgtgtcggaagttattcgaagaaccaagttccataccctgtttgtaaaatgtaaaattttcctcatttttgcagcaagttttgtctataactcggtcggtatccaacggatcgccaatctttaacttgtggtcgatagatggcatcaatggctacattttcttcttggacggccatgccctcagatacatgtgccagaagttattcgaggaaccaagttccataccttgtttgagaaaatgtaatattttcatcatttttgcaccaagttttgcctatgactcggtcagtatccaacggatcgccaatctttaacttgtggtcgatagatggcaccaatggctacattttcttcttggacggccatgccctcagatatctgtgccagaagttattcgaggcaccaagttccataccctgtttgtgaaaatgtaaaattttcctcatttttttcctcatttataaattgatttattttaatgcgaatttgttgtaataagtttcttttcactcaaataatgctttaaattagaaaaagaataaaaaatcagaaaaaaaatttaaaaaaaatttcaactcgaaaatttcataaggcttaccccttacgatttttttgggaaattttgcaaaaaaaattaaattgatttattttaatgccaattggttgcaataagtttcttttcactcaaataatgttttaagcaaaaaaaaataaaaaatcagaaaaaaataaaaaaattataaaaatttgaaaatttcaaaaggttcatttttgcaccaagttttgcctataactcgatcggtatccaacgtatcgccaatctttaacctgtggtcaatagatatAATTTGTGTTCTCAACTGATCTAGCTTTGTCTGTCCTGAATCGAATTATAAAATTGACGATGTCCCGGAAGCCTGCCTTATGAACTAGTTGTTAATGTTGCGAGTTAACTAAATGCTTTTTCTTAATCATCTTCTTGGtaatgttttacaatttttgatGTCTTATTCTTTTGCTATTATTCTCAATACAAATTTTCTACCCAATGTCTTCCGttgtttcggttgttttggaaTCCTTCGTAAGCTCTGGATTGGCCGTTCGTTTTGAAAAACTTGTTGTTGAGACGGTTGCAAACGACGCTTTTCCTCCTCTGAAAGCTGCTGTAGTGCACTCGCATTATCAAGTGCTTGCGGATGATATATCCAATTTTGTTGCTGTGATGCTGCACCACTTAATTGCTGTGCTTGAGGTTGTTGAGTTTGAAAATGGCTCTGCTGCTGAGCAATGAAACTCTGCTGATCAGCAAATCCGTTCAGTTGTGTTTGCTGAAGTGCGAGCGGACGTTGTCTTTCTCTCATCATTATCTTTTGATTTCTTAATCGTTCCGGATCGATCAAACCATCAGGAAAGCGTCGTGGACGGTTCTGTTTGCGTCTTTTCTTCTGCAGATAAGATTGTCTTTCCTCCTCAGCTACCCCATCCAGGAATGCTTGCTGACGTAAGCTTTCGCGTTGAGCTTGCTGTTCATTCCTTATGCGTTGGTCGATAACACTTTGGCTCTCGGCCGGAATTGGAAATTGTTGCGTTTGAAAAGCGTTTTGTGCGTAAATTGTTTGCTGTTGCGCTTGATTTTCTATGAACCTTTGCTGTTGTGCTTGCTGTTCGAACAGGAAAGACTGTTGAGCTTGCTGTTCGCGAAGTCTTTCCTGTTCAGCTTGTTGTTGACGAATCTTTTGCTGTTCGATGGCACGCTGTTGATTAAATACTGCAACATTGGTTGGTTGTTTGCCTCTTCTTTGGTgcaatggtttttttggtcCATTTAACTGTTTTGGTGGACGTCGCACTTCTCGAAGAAGTATaatttttggatgttttttcaAGGTGAATACAACTGCTGGTCCCTTCGTCTTACCGATCTTTCCGTCTTTTCTTGGTGTAATTACTGGTGATGATGGATTTAAGATTGGTTGCATTGGACGACGagctgtaaaattttcatttaatttaagaaaatacCAGAGGCTAACAAATCCGTTAAGAAGTACTCACCACCAATGGTATTAATGTCCCTACTTGAGGCACGTCCAAGGCTTGATTGTTCAATACCAACCCATGGTTGAATCGCTAACACTGAAAGTACAACGTTaacatgtttttaatattcctAAACAAACTTGATTATTAACTGTTTATGTTGATTTCGGtactgttaatttttttcgtaaaaaaaagagtttgattttcaccattttctttctcgATACAATTGATCCCATTGAGGAAAGAAATGGTTACAACCGTGGCACAAAACAGCGTTATCCGCGTGTAGTACATTGCACGAAACGATCCGCGAACACAGGATCACTAGCTGTTCACTCGAAGAAAGTTAGTTTGAAACTAAATCTTCCAGACAGATCAGATACACTTTCTACCCATCTTCAAAACGTTCCAAAATTCGGTTATACTGTTTTGAATAGTCCTCTGGGATACGAAACAAACCGGTCCATCTGGGATCCGTATGTAGGAAATGTGTTAATAAACGTACTCTTTAAACTGGAAGAAAACTAGCCTTGGCCGACGTCTGTGCCGACGATCATCAGTTTTAGCATAATAGATTAGCATATCGAGAGtgaatttttaacatttttggcACAGTTCAGCACCTGTAAATTTAATCAATTCGTGAAAGTTTACTATTTATGTTGGATTGTTTTCGCAGCTTATGCTTATGCTACAAAATGTTTGTTACTGGGTGTAGCAGATTTTATATAATCGAAAGACATCCGTGAGAAAACAGCATTAAAGCAGTTGTGAAGAAGACATGACAtatcttttaattaatttaatacaaaTGATACTTTAACGATTTTAGCTATTGTATTCGCTAGTTACGTAAACACTTGACCAACAAAGGAACATTAAAAAGAATATTCTCAATTCTTTTGATTTATTACAACGGCATAACAAAAGGATTCCCTCTTACGCGATGAGTGGTTCTCAGTATGAAAAAGTTTCTTTGAGgatattaaaatttgaaacacaTTTGCATGTATTATCTCCGTGTTAGTTCAGTGCCATAAATCAAAGTTTGCGTTCCATTATAGTCCCACCTCAATCAAATGGCTTctttcataaattttatatttattttcgaaTTTCAATCGTGTGAGGACATATCCTATTGTATTTGTGTAGCCTTTTTTAtacgaaattaaataaattcttttgTTAGGTAAATAATATCTATGAATGATTGATTTGTAAATCAATCATATCATATTCTGATTGATTCCGTTTGGTTGATACCTATCGAGTATCTGTATCTACATTCCCGAAAGTCCTCAAGCCAACGTTGGATGATTAGTCTACAGGCGTATATTCGagacataaataaataaaacgaactgttaatttataacaaataaaacacattgtgTCTCTTTAGTTCATTCagtaaaacacacatttattGAGCCAGTCACATGTACACGTTCTgtttcgaaaagaaaaaagcaatgaaCGACTAggaataaattaaaccaaacgCACAGACACCCTTGCGCTGGTTTCGACAGGATCTTAATCAATCTTAATATTTCGTCCGCAACTTTACAGGACGGTTGttccgttgctgctgctgctgttgctgttgctgcaagACAATAGATCGTCGACGTTCCTCAGGTACTGATGCAGGACTGCCGTAAGCTGTGGCGTGACTCGTAGCCGATCCACCCTTTCCCGTGCTGTAACTGTTAGCGATTGCAATGGCACCACCGTTGGTGCTTCCAAACGTTACCGGGAACATGGGACCGGCAGATCCACCACCGCTCGTGGGACGACTTCCGCTACCACGCCGCGTACCGACGCTTACCTCTTCATCCTCCTGATCGTCCTCCGACGAATCTAGCTGAACGGTAACCTTCTTCTTATGCTTATCCGTCACCGTGGTTGGCACGAGAGGGACGGTTGATGGTATATCCTCCAACGGTTCCTCATTGTCTAGCGGAAAATCCAGCTCACTTCCACCGTTCGAATCCTGGTCCAGCTGGCCACCGTCATCACTGTATGGAATTTCGTTCTCGGGCAGTGTCTCAGCAGGAT
The DNA window shown above is from Anopheles funestus chromosome 3RL, idAnoFuneDA-416_04, whole genome shotgun sequence and carries:
- the LOC125769951 gene encoding uncharacterized protein LOC125769951 isoform X2; translated protein: MFYSTVVLALLCGIGLSAAFPYAYPQNAFMYYRTAYPMITYPQLQQSAMYQQAMFQNQRLRNYHRRSAASGVTAFASGDNIATGTQILKDPAVPAYPSVQSIAEAYPAETLPENEIPYSDDGGQLDQDSNGGSELDFPLDNEEPLEDIPSTVPLVPTTVTDKHKKKVTVQLDSSEDDQEDEEVSVGTRRGSGSRPTSGGGSAGPMFPVTFGSTNGGAIAIANSYSTGKGGSATSHATAYGSPASVPEERRRSIVLQQQQQQQQQRNNRPVKLRTKY
- the LOC125769951 gene encoding uncharacterized protein LOC125769951 isoform X1, with the translated sequence MFYSTVVLALLCGIGLSAAFPYAYPQNAFMYYRTAYPMITYPQLQQSAMYQQAMFQNQRLRNYHRRSAASGVTAFASGDNIATGTQILKADCRPADPAVPAYPSVQSIAEAYPAETLPENEIPYSDDGGQLDQDSNGGSELDFPLDNEEPLEDIPSTVPLVPTTVTDKHKKKVTVQLDSSEDDQEDEEVSVGTRRGSGSRPTSGGGSAGPMFPVTFGSTNGGAIAIANSYSTGKGGSATSHATAYGSPASVPEERRRSIVLQQQQQQQQQRNNRPVKLRTKY